One Candidatus Eisenbacteria bacterium genomic window, GTGGCCCCCGCGGAGGGCCGGACGCGCTAGACTGCGGGCGTGCCCGCACGCGGACCATCCGGGTTTCGAGTTCGGCTCGCCAGGCCGAAGGTCGGGGACAGGGACGAGGTCCTCGCGCTTCACCGGGCGAGCCGTTCGTTCCATCGGGGGAGAGTGTCTCCCCCCGTCACGCCCGCGCAGTTCCGAAGGTATCTCGTCCGGTGCGATCGTCCGGACTTCGTGGGGCTCCTGATTCGAAGGCGCGAGGACGACGCGATCATCGGCGCCGTCGAGCTGAGCCAGATCGCCCGCGGTGGATTCCAGAGCGCCTACCTCGGATATCACCTCGGCGCGCCCTTCCAGGGACAGGGATACATGACCGAGGCGCTCCAGCTCGCGATGCGCCACGCGTTCCGGGTGCTGAAGCTTCACCGCCTGGAGGCCAACATCCAGCCCTCCAACCGTTCGTCCATCGCTCTCGTGAAGCGCCTCGGGTTCCGGCGGGAGGGTTACTCTCGCCGGTACCTCAAGGTGTCGGGCCGATGGCGCGACCACGAGCGGTGGGCGATCCTGGCCGAGGATTGTGGGTCCCCAGGTACCGTGATACAGTAGAGATGTCCCCACCCCACAAGGAACTCCCTGGTTGCCGGCGCGGGAGCCAATCCTGACCACGAACCGATCCATTCCTCGCTTCCTCTTCGCGATCGCGCCCATCGTGTGCGTTCTCGTCGCGGGTTGCTCCGACAGCACCGACCCCGTCGACCACTTCGGAAGCCCTCCGGAAACCGAGCTGACGTCCGGGCCCGTCGAAGCCGACACCACGACGTTCCGGGTGCACTTCTACTGGGCAGGCTCGGACAAGGACGGAGAGGTCGTCGGGTATCGCTTTGCGGTCGACGCGGACACGGCGCGCCCGGTCGCCGAGTGGCGAGCGACGACCGCGAAGGACACGATCCTCACGTTTCCGGTGGATCCGATCACCGCGGTGCGCCCGCACGCGTTCATGATCGCGGCGCAGGACAACGAGGGCTTGCTGGACCCCACGCCCGCGCGGCGGATCTTCGCGTCGAGCACGATCCCGCCGACCTCGTGCGTGGTGAGAGGCCCCGCCTCGATCACGGCGACGTCCTTCCGGTTCGAGTGGACGGGGTACGACCCGGATGGCGGACCCAACGGAGACGGCGTCCCCGTGGACCGGTTCGAATACTTGTTCCTCGAGCCAGGCACGTCGTCGGACGGCGCACACACGCCGCTGCCTCCATACAGCCCGTCCTTCTATTCCGACCTCATCAACTCCGCGTCGGGGGACAGCCTTCCGGCCCCGTACGGCGATTGGAAGTGGATTCCGACCCCGGAACTCTCTCAGCGGTTCCAGAACGTCGACCCCGGGCAGTACGTCTTCGCCCTACGTGCCACGGACGAGGCGGGAGCCCTGGAGCAGGACCTGGACGAGCCCTGCAACATCCGATTCTTCACCGTCACGTCACGCATCACGGGCCCCCTCCTGACGGTCTGCACGAGCCTGGTCCTCACCTGCGTGTCCTCACAGACGGCGACGGACATCGACCGAGTGGCGCTCGAAACATTGGAAGGTTCGTCGGTGAGTTTCTCCTGGTCCGCGTCCGCAGATAGCTACGGCGGAACGATCGTCGGCTACTCGTACGCACTGGACGACACATCCGGGCTCGGTTCGCTGGATCCCGCACGAACCGGCGTGA contains:
- a CDS encoding GNAT family N-acetyltransferase, with protein sequence MPARGPSGFRVRLARPKVGDRDEVLALHRASRSFHRGRVSPPVTPAQFRRYLVRCDRPDFVGLLIRRREDDAIIGAVELSQIARGGFQSAYLGYHLGAPFQGQGYMTEALQLAMRHAFRVLKLHRLEANIQPSNRSSIALVKRLGFRREGYSRRYLKVSGRWRDHERWAILAEDCGSPGTVIQ